In one window of Pseudomonas chlororaphis subsp. chlororaphis DNA:
- the mgtA gene encoding magnesium-translocating P-type ATPase encodes MTTVKTRTASSQNSTRDDTRLSMRAAREAQNSLGVTLDNVKSNANGLTELDAEGRLQRDGFNEVAHDRPPHALVQLLQAFNNPFIYVLMTLTAISFFTDFWLPLQAGEETDLTGVIIVLVMVLASGLMRFWQEYRSAKAAEALKAMVRTTATVLRREQMGMKAALREVPMRDLVVGDIVQLSAGDMIPADIRLIESRDLFISQAVLTGEALPVEKYDTLGAVQEKSAHRTAAADQQDLLDLPNICFMGTNVVSGTATAVVVATGSRTYFGSLARSIVGSRTQTAFDRGVNSVSWLLIRFMLVMVPVVLLINGFTKGDWAEAFMFALAVAVGLTPEMLPMIVSANLAKGAAAMAKRKVVVKRLNAIQNFGAMDVLCTDKTGTLTQDRIILEHHVDISGSRCDQVLQLAWLNSYHQSGMKNLMDRAVVSYAENNPKFSAPDAWSKVDELPFDFVRRRLSVILADASGHHLLVCKGAVEEMLDTATRVRQDGVTVALDAGRRAALLELAEEYNRDGFRVLLVGTRDLAPGQTRQQYSASDERELIIEGFLTFLDPPKETAGPAIAALRENGVTVKVLTGDNPIVTAKICREVGLEVGQPLLGRDIEHMDDAVLARLVEERTVFAKLTPLQKSRVLKALQANGHTVGFLGDGINDAPALRDADVGISVDSGTDIAKESADIILLEKSLMVLEEGVIKGRETFGNIMKYLNMTASSNFGNVFSVLVASAFIPFLPMLAIHLLLQNLMYDISQLSLPWDKMDKEFLRKPRKWDAKNIGRFMLWIGPTSSIFDITTYALMWFVFAANSVEMAALFQSGWFIEGLLSQTLVVHMLRTQKIPFIQSTAALPVMLMTGLVMALGIYVPFSPLGAMVGLVPLPWEYFPWLVGTLLCYCVVAQTMKTLYIRRFKQWF; translated from the coding sequence ATGACTACGGTAAAAACCCGCACCGCCTCCTCGCAAAACTCCACCCGCGACGACACCCGGCTGTCGATGCGCGCCGCCCGCGAAGCGCAGAACAGCCTTGGCGTGACCCTGGACAACGTCAAGTCGAACGCCAACGGCCTGACCGAGCTCGACGCCGAAGGCCGCCTGCAGCGCGACGGCTTCAACGAAGTGGCCCACGACCGGCCGCCGCATGCCCTGGTGCAATTGCTGCAAGCCTTCAACAACCCGTTCATCTATGTGCTGATGACGCTGACCGCCATCAGCTTCTTCACCGACTTCTGGCTGCCCCTGCAAGCCGGCGAGGAAACCGACCTGACCGGGGTGATCATCGTCCTGGTCATGGTCCTGGCCAGCGGCCTGATGCGTTTCTGGCAGGAGTACCGCTCGGCCAAGGCCGCCGAGGCGCTCAAGGCCATGGTGCGGACCACCGCCACCGTGCTGCGCCGCGAGCAGATGGGCATGAAAGCCGCGCTGCGCGAAGTGCCGATGCGCGACCTGGTGGTCGGCGACATCGTGCAGTTGTCGGCCGGCGACATGATCCCCGCCGATATCCGCCTGATCGAATCCCGCGACCTGTTCATCAGCCAGGCGGTGCTGACCGGCGAGGCGCTGCCGGTGGAGAAGTACGACACCCTGGGCGCGGTGCAGGAGAAATCCGCCCATCGCACAGCGGCGGCTGACCAGCAGGACCTGCTCGACCTGCCGAACATCTGCTTCATGGGCACCAACGTGGTCAGCGGCACCGCCACCGCGGTGGTGGTGGCCACCGGGTCGCGCACCTACTTCGGCTCCCTGGCGCGTTCCATCGTCGGCTCGCGGACCCAGACCGCCTTCGACCGCGGGGTGAACAGCGTCAGCTGGCTGCTGATCCGCTTCATGCTGGTGATGGTGCCGGTGGTGCTGCTGATCAACGGTTTCACCAAGGGTGACTGGGCCGAAGCCTTCATGTTCGCCCTGGCGGTGGCCGTCGGCCTGACCCCGGAAATGCTGCCGATGATCGTCAGCGCCAACCTGGCCAAGGGCGCCGCGGCCATGGCCAAGCGCAAGGTGGTGGTCAAGCGCCTCAACGCGATCCAGAACTTCGGCGCCATGGACGTGCTATGCACCGACAAGACCGGCACCCTGACCCAGGACCGGATCATCCTCGAGCACCACGTCGATATCAGCGGCAGCCGCTGCGACCAGGTGCTGCAACTGGCCTGGCTCAACAGCTATCACCAGAGCGGCATGAAGAACCTGATGGACCGCGCGGTGGTGAGCTATGCCGAAAACAACCCGAAGTTCAGCGCGCCCGACGCCTGGAGCAAGGTCGATGAACTGCCGTTCGATTTCGTCCGCCGGCGCCTCTCGGTGATCCTCGCCGACGCCAGCGGCCATCACCTGCTGGTGTGCAAGGGCGCGGTCGAGGAAATGCTCGACACCGCCACCCGGGTGCGCCAGGACGGCGTCACCGTGGCCCTCGACGCCGGGCGCCGGGCGGCGCTGCTGGAGCTGGCCGAGGAATACAACCGCGACGGTTTCCGCGTGCTGCTGGTCGGCACCCGCGACCTGGCGCCGGGGCAGACCCGCCAGCAGTACAGCGCCAGCGACGAACGCGAGCTGATCATCGAAGGCTTCCTGACCTTCCTCGATCCACCCAAGGAAACCGCCGGCCCGGCCATCGCCGCGCTGCGCGAAAACGGCGTGACGGTGAAGGTGCTGACCGGCGACAACCCGATCGTCACCGCGAAGATCTGCCGCGAGGTCGGCCTGGAGGTCGGCCAGCCGCTGCTCGGGCGCGATATCGAGCACATGGACGACGCGGTACTCGCGCGCCTGGTGGAAGAACGCACGGTATTCGCCAAGCTCACCCCGCTGCAGAAATCCCGGGTACTCAAGGCCCTGCAGGCCAACGGGCACACCGTGGGCTTCCTCGGCGACGGCATCAACGACGCCCCGGCGCTGCGCGACGCCGACGTCGGTATCTCGGTGGACAGCGGCACCGACATCGCCAAGGAGTCGGCGGACATCATTCTCCTGGAAAAGAGCCTGATGGTCCTCGAAGAAGGTGTGATCAAGGGCCGCGAGACCTTCGGCAACATCATGAAGTACCTGAACATGACCGCCAGTTCCAACTTCGGCAACGTGTTCTCGGTGCTGGTGGCCAGTGCGTTCATTCCGTTCCTGCCGATGCTGGCGATCCACCTGCTGCTGCAGAACCTGATGTACGACATCTCCCAGCTGTCGCTGCCGTGGGACAAGATGGACAAGGAATTCCTGCGCAAGCCGCGCAAGTGGGACGCCAAGAACATCGGGCGCTTCATGCTGTGGATCGGGCCGACCTCGTCGATCTTCGACATCACCACCTACGCCCTGATGTGGTTCGTGTTCGCCGCCAACAGCGTGGAAATGGCCGCCCTGTTCCAGTCCGGCTGGTTCATCGAAGGCTTGCTCTCGCAAACCCTGGTGGTGCACATGCTGCGCACCCAGAAGATCCCGTTCATCCAGAGCACCGCGGCGCTGCCGGTGATGCTGATGACCGGCCTGGTGATGGCCCTGGGTATCTACGTGCCGTTCTCGCCGCTGGGTGCAATGGTCGGCCTGGTACCGCTGCCGTGGGAATACTTCCCTTGGCTGGTCGGCACCCTGCTGTGCTACTGCGTCGTCGCCCAGACCATGAAGACCCTCTATATCCGTCGCTTCAAGCAATGGTTCTGA
- a CDS encoding glutathionylspermidine synthase family protein — protein MKKILCNERPDWRQTAQKLGFLFHTIDGEAYWDESAYYQFSLKQIEDDLEDPTTEIHEMCMDLVDRVVRSEALLDRLSIPPAFYDMIRTSWLEGHPHLYGRLDFSYDGQGPAKLLELNYDTPTSLYETAAFQWGWLEQNIERGLLPRHADQFNSIDTRLHQAFAQLGIKRPFYFASMKDSVEDRATTDYLRLIAEKAGIESRHIDVEDIGLTAEGRFVDLQDRWIPHLFKLHAWEFIFHEPFGAAIAASDTQFFEPAWKSILSNKGILPLLWEAHPGHPNLLETHLDPHPQREVPKGWVRKPFFSREGANIELRTPQDEVVKEDGPYTDAPYILQSFAPLPRFGDSYTLIGSWVIGDQAAGIGVREDDSLITKDSSRFLPHLILD, from the coding sequence ATGAAGAAGATCCTCTGCAACGAACGTCCGGACTGGCGACAGACCGCGCAAAAGCTCGGCTTCCTGTTCCACACCATCGACGGCGAAGCCTACTGGGACGAAAGCGCCTACTACCAGTTCAGCCTCAAGCAGATCGAGGACGACCTGGAAGACCCGACCACCGAGATCCATGAGATGTGCATGGACCTGGTGGACCGGGTGGTGCGCAGCGAGGCCCTGCTCGATCGCCTGAGCATTCCGCCGGCCTTCTACGACATGATCCGCACTTCATGGCTCGAGGGTCACCCGCACCTCTACGGCCGCCTGGACTTTTCCTACGACGGCCAGGGCCCGGCCAAGCTGCTGGAGCTCAACTACGACACCCCCACCAGCCTCTATGAAACCGCGGCGTTCCAATGGGGCTGGCTGGAGCAGAACATCGAGCGCGGCCTGCTGCCACGGCATGCCGACCAGTTCAACAGCATCGACACCCGGCTGCACCAGGCTTTCGCCCAGCTGGGGATCAAGCGCCCGTTCTATTTCGCCTCGATGAAGGATTCGGTGGAAGATCGCGCCACCACCGACTACCTGCGCCTGATCGCGGAAAAGGCCGGCATCGAGTCGCGGCACATCGACGTGGAAGACATCGGCCTCACCGCCGAAGGCCGCTTCGTCGACCTGCAGGACCGCTGGATCCCGCACCTGTTCAAGCTGCACGCCTGGGAGTTCATCTTCCACGAACCCTTCGGCGCGGCGATCGCCGCCAGCGACACGCAGTTCTTCGAGCCGGCGTGGAAATCCATCCTCTCCAACAAGGGCATCCTGCCGCTGCTCTGGGAAGCCCACCCGGGCCACCCGAACCTGCTGGAAACCCACCTGGACCCGCACCCGCAACGCGAGGTGCCCAAGGGCTGGGTACGCAAGCCGTTCTTTTCCCGCGAAGGCGCCAACATCGAGTTGCGCACCCCGCAGGACGAGGTGGTCAAGGAAGACGGCCCCTACACCGACGCGCCCTACATCCTGCAGTCCTTCGCCCCGCTGCCGCGCTTTGGCGACAGCTACACCCTGATCGGCTCCTGGGTCATCGGCGACCAGGCCGCCGGTATCGGCGTGCGTGAAGACGACAGCCTGATCACCAAGGACTCCAGCCGCTTCCTGCCGCACCTGATCCTCGACTGA
- a CDS encoding DUF1190 domain-containing protein: MKRSQYVQLSLAASVALAISGCNSEPETLAVQQKFNFQSVQECVDGKIAVDVCSDAYIKAMAEHRAQAPVYDNQADCDADFVENWCQVDSSGKFVPKLGGFEINAQGAFTREQLAAAGVSPEAGRSSSFSSNDSGLLTGLLIGNLLSGGNRNYYSEPVYRYRDDRGSYANSTLNQRIASGSTFSKSRQAQSGSGFRTTTRPMSVSSSTSRGGFGSQASARSGWGGSSSSSWSSGRSSS; this comes from the coding sequence ATGAAACGAAGCCAATACGTTCAGCTCTCCCTGGCCGCCTCGGTGGCCCTGGCGATCTCGGGCTGCAACTCGGAGCCGGAGACCCTCGCGGTCCAGCAGAAATTCAACTTCCAGTCGGTGCAGGAATGCGTGGACGGCAAGATCGCCGTGGACGTCTGCTCCGATGCCTATATCAAGGCCATGGCGGAGCACCGCGCCCAGGCGCCGGTTTACGACAACCAGGCCGATTGCGATGCCGACTTCGTCGAAAACTGGTGCCAGGTGGATTCCAGCGGCAAGTTCGTGCCCAAGCTCGGCGGCTTTGAAATCAACGCCCAGGGCGCCTTCACCCGCGAACAGCTGGCAGCGGCCGGGGTCAGCCCCGAGGCTGGCCGCAGCTCGTCGTTCAGCAGCAATGACAGCGGCCTGCTCACCGGACTGCTGATCGGCAACCTGCTCAGCGGCGGCAACCGCAACTATTACTCCGAGCCGGTCTACCGCTATCGCGACGACCGCGGCAGCTATGCCAACTCGACGCTCAACCAGCGCATCGCCAGCGGCTCGACCTTCTCCAAGTCGCGCCAGGCGCAGTCGGGCAGCGGTTTCCGGACCACCACCCGGCCGATGTCCGTGTCCTCTTCTACCTCCCGCGGCGGCTTCGGCAGCCAGGCCAGCGCCCGCAGCGGCTGGGGCGGCTCCAGCTCCTCGAGCTGGAGTTCGGGACGCTCGAGCAGCTAA
- a CDS encoding DUF350 domain-containing protein: protein MLEALSISLNKFAVVGFLTYILGAAVLFALFQFVYTRLTPHKEFQLIREGNVSAAIALGGAIIGFAIPASNVIAYSISLLDFAVWALIAAVVQLLAFLMTSLVLKGTSQRIRNGEIAAGIYVAAVAISVGLLNAACMTPSQN from the coding sequence ATGCTTGAAGCCCTTTCCATTTCCCTGAACAAATTCGCCGTGGTCGGTTTCCTGACCTACATCCTCGGCGCGGCCGTGCTGTTCGCCCTGTTCCAGTTCGTCTACACCCGCCTGACGCCGCACAAGGAGTTCCAGCTGATCCGCGAGGGCAACGTCTCCGCCGCTATCGCCCTGGGCGGCGCCATCATCGGTTTCGCCATTCCGGCGAGCAACGTCATCGCCTACTCCATCAGCCTGCTGGACTTCGCCGTCTGGGCGCTGATCGCCGCCGTGGTGCAACTGCTGGCGTTCCTGATGACCAGCCTGGTGCTCAAGGGCACTTCGCAGCGCATCCGCAACGGCGAAATTGCCGCCGGCATCTATGTCGCCGCCGTGGCCATCAGCGTCGGCCTGCTCAACGCCGCCTGCATGACCCCTTCGCAGAACTGA
- a CDS encoding DUF2491 family protein, with product MGWFKRFLGLQAPATTSSSFATGPLGLSMGAGIRFDASLKLLLADNSRVAIPGDQAVYSEGLVDLGQSEWLSRYYLDDEDYWLQVHTSGGIDGQVKSIILFNYLSNQAVNSEAELRRLAGPNSLIGQPTYSLDGVEYLREWGTEAGQTELVPLREQVSKPDETFAFESHSMLYARDTGLTNRREFLLFSVEQYADGSVSLVTSLGISLYMTDLQTL from the coding sequence ATGGGATGGTTTAAACGCTTTCTGGGGCTCCAGGCCCCGGCCACCACAAGCTCGAGCTTCGCCACCGGCCCACTGGGCCTGAGCATGGGCGCGGGCATCCGCTTCGATGCCAGCCTCAAGCTGCTGCTCGCCGACAACAGCCGCGTGGCGATTCCCGGCGACCAGGCGGTCTACAGCGAAGGCCTGGTGGACCTGGGCCAGTCCGAATGGCTGTCGCGCTACTACCTGGACGACGAAGACTACTGGCTGCAGGTGCACACCAGCGGCGGCATCGACGGCCAGGTCAAATCGATCATCCTGTTCAACTACCTGAGCAACCAGGCCGTCAACAGCGAAGCCGAGCTGCGGCGCCTGGCCGGCCCGAACAGCCTGATCGGCCAGCCCACCTACAGCCTCGACGGCGTCGAGTACCTGCGCGAATGGGGCACCGAAGCCGGACAGACCGAGCTGGTGCCGCTGCGCGAGCAAGTGTCCAAGCCGGACGAGACCTTCGCCTTCGAAAGCCACTCGATGCTCTATGCCCGCGACACCGGCCTGACCAATCGCCGCGAGTTCCTGTTGTTTTCCGTGGAGCAATACGCCGACGGCAGCGTCAGCCTGGTGACCTCACTGGGCATTTCCCTGTACATGACCGACCTGCAAACCCTCTGA